A single Anopheles arabiensis isolate DONGOLA chromosome 2, AaraD3, whole genome shotgun sequence DNA region contains:
- the LOC120897590 gene encoding uncharacterized serine-rich protein C215.13-like: MSSTTAAASNGGSILLGGGHSTTSSTNSTVAAMVAAAAAAAAATLNSKRHPPAATVVSSSQLLVSNGVGSGSGGSSSGIGSTLLFSGSHHRRLPLNPSTYQPPQQQSTASAATAHHMTAANAIAAAVAAAAATVAQQQRQYRQQHQHGYSTTATLAALFPPMSSKLLLPSRKQHTSITERSSSAVHPSASKQSALAVRNSTATTSAETVSTCGGGISSSSNIPSVTVVPSLCGGEAMRGSETTVRTLVATVGATSTIATLAAPVPSAMLLSASSSNSSSNSNSSCSSSNSSNNQNDTIGTTNHSHRAAADGLSPSASSSKVDGGEFSSSVSSTVLMPLITEPQSNEPYISNSGGTGGEDLSHASVPTAVDGETDPAAESCTETAVAATTSAAAAAPLAEDGTVTVVNGADGIAQHFTSRDEECSNFTITATSNSSRNALKHKLTFDDEDDEREPAVPAKVRISEQEDDDDGCAWAATKTIQTDVAGDGVISEKLHHETTKNCGGSGMHNTIGACTTNGAIEGQSPQTDGGSPTERCNNIPL; this comes from the coding sequence ATGTCGTCCacaactgctgctgcctcgAACGGCGGATCCATACTGCTCGGCGGCGGTCACtctaccaccagcagcaccaactcCACCGTTGCCGCCATGGTagcggcagcggccgccgctgccgccgcaaCACTGAACAGCAAGCGGCATCCCCCCGCCGCAACGGTCGTTTCCTCATCTCAGCTTCTCGTTTCGAACGGTGTGGGGAGTGGTAGCGGCGGTAGCAGCAGTGGCATTGGAAGCACACTGCTTTTCAGCGGCAGTCACCATCGGCGTCTTCCACTCAATCCATCAACGTACcagccgccgcagcagcaatcgACAGCATCGGCCGCTACAGCGCACCACATGACGGCGGCAAACGCGATAGCGGCGGCGgtcgccgcagcagcagcgaccgtTGCCCAGCAACAGCGCCAGTATcgtcagcagcaccagcacggcTACTCGACGACGGCCACGCTAGCCGCATTATTCCCGCCAATGAGcagcaagctgctgctgccgagcAGAAAGCAACACACATCCATCACagagcgcagcagcagcgcagttCATCCATCCGCATCGAAGCAATCAGCGCTGGCAGTGAGAAACAGCACGGCCACAACCAGTGCCGAAACAGTGTCGACCTGTGGCGgcggcatcagcagcagcagcaacattccATCCGTTACGGTTGTGCCCTCCTTGTGCGGCGGCGAGGCGATGAGGGGTAGTGAAACAACCGTGCGCACGCTAGTCGCAACCGTCGGGGCAACGAGCACGATCGCCACGCTGGCCGCGCCGGTACCGTCGGCAATGCTACTATCGGCGTCTTcgtccaacagcagcagcaatagtaATAGTAGTTGTAGTAGCAGTAATAGTAGTAATAACCAGAACGATACCATCGGTACGACTAATCATTCCCATCGGGCTGCCGCCGATGGTCTGTCTCCGTCCGCATCATCGTCGAAGGTCGATGGTGGTGAGTTTAGCTCGTCAGTGTCGTCAACCGTGTTGATGCCGTTGATAACGGAACCGCAAAGCAATGAACCCTACATCAGCAATAGTGGTGGAACCGGTGGCGAAGATCTTTCACACGCAAGCGTACCTACTGCCGTTGATGGCGAGACTGATCCAGCAGCAGAATCGTGTACGGAaacggcagtagcagcaaccacatcggcagcagcagcagcaccgctcGCCGAGGACGGCACTGTTACGGTTGTCAATGGTGCGGACGGGATCGCACAACATTTTACCAGTCGGGACGAGGAGTGCTCCAACTTCACCATCACcgccaccagcaacagcagccgcaaTGCTCTGAAGCACAAGCTAACTTTTgatgacgaggacgacgagcgTGAACCGGCCGTACCGGCAAAAGTTCGAATATCGGAAcaggaggatgatgatgacggttgTGCATGGGCGGCGACAAAAACCATCCAAACGGACGTGGCTGGTGATGGTGTTATCAGCGAAAAGCTACATCACGAGACAACTAAGAACTGTGGTGGTAGTGGGATGCATAATACCATCGGCGCGTGTACTACAAACGGTGCGATCGAGGGACAAAGTCCACAAACCGATGGTGGTTCACCCACGGAACGGTGCAACAATATTCCTTTATAG